In Bacteroides coprosuis DSM 18011, the following are encoded in one genomic region:
- a CDS encoding LemA family protein (COGs: COG1704 conserved hypothetical protein~InterPro IPR007156~KEGG: bth:BT_4212 hypothetical protein~PFAM: LemA~SPTR: Putative uncharacterized protein;~IMG reference gene:2504106447~PFAM: LemA family) has protein sequence MKKGLIITIAVVAAILLWGATGYNSLVSMEENVENQWAQVESQYQRRSDLIPNLVSTVKGYATHEKATLSEVIEARSKATQITVDAKDLTPEKLAEFQKAQGELGAALGRLMAISESYPDLKANEQFLGLQAQLEGTENRITVARNRFNDAAKEYNVKIRKFPKNILAGIMGFDKRPYFQAEEGSEKAPKVEF, from the coding sequence ATGAAAAAAGGACTAATCATTACCATAGCAGTAGTAGCTGCTATATTACTATGGGGTGCTACAGGCTACAATAGCTTAGTATCTATGGAAGAGAATGTAGAAAACCAATGGGCACAAGTTGAAAGCCAATATCAACGTCGTTCTGACTTAATTCCAAACCTCGTAAGTACTGTAAAAGGATATGCAACTCACGAAAAAGCAACTCTTAGCGAAGTTATTGAAGCGAGAAGTAAAGCCACACAAATTACAGTAGATGCAAAAGACCTTACTCCAGAAAAATTAGCTGAGTTCCAAAAAGCTCAAGGAGAACTTGGAGCTGCATTAGGTAGATTAATGGCTATATCAGAAAGTTATCCTGATTTAAAAGCTAATGAACAGTTTTTAGGACTTCAAGCTCAACTAGAAGGCACCGAGAACAGAATTACAGTAGCAAGAAACAGATTTAATGATGCGGCTAAAGAATATAACGTAAAAATAAGAAAATTCCCTAAAAATATACTTGCAGGGATAATGGGCTTTGATAAACGACCTTACTTCCAAGCTGAAGAAGGAAGTGAAAAAGCACCAAAAGTAGAATTCTAA
- a CDS encoding protein of unknown function DUF477 (COGs: COG1512 Beta-propeller domains of methanol dehydrogenase type~InterPro IPR007621~KEGG: bfs:BF0836 hypothetical protein~PFAM: Protein of unknown function DUF477~SPTR: Beta-propeller domains of methanol dehydrogenase type;~IMG reference gene:2504106448~PFAM: Domain of unknown function (DUF477)), giving the protein MKKYSKLLIIALLILLPCITYAQESKAYSVSDVPNVQKMDKRRYTSDPTNILSTSATQKIDHIIYSLEDKTGAEIAVVVLPSIGEMDCFDFSNELFNKWGIGKKGADNGLLILLVTDQRCVQFYTGYGLEGILPDVVAKQIQMNYMVPYLKNQDWDSGMVAGVQAVNEILYDSMEDGVVVKKARNQEDPFLPIGLFLGTSFVIFVIFMLIVRRQNKCPKCGKSKLQRINSRILERNFNYTLTEETYRCTNCGHIVKRKNKTFQNNHRSGPGGGPIFGGGFGGGSFGGGSFGGGSFGGGRGGGGGAGTRF; this is encoded by the coding sequence ATGAAAAAATATTCCAAGCTACTTATAATCGCATTATTAATACTGCTTCCTTGCATAACTTATGCTCAAGAAAGCAAGGCTTATTCCGTTTCAGATGTCCCTAATGTTCAAAAAATGGACAAAAGAAGATATACATCAGACCCAACTAATATCTTATCAACTAGTGCTACACAAAAAATAGATCATATCATTTATAGCTTAGAAGATAAAACTGGGGCTGAAATAGCTGTTGTTGTGCTACCTTCTATTGGAGAAATGGATTGTTTCGATTTTTCAAATGAGCTATTTAATAAATGGGGTATTGGAAAAAAGGGAGCTGACAATGGATTGTTAATCTTACTTGTAACCGATCAAAGATGTGTTCAATTTTACACTGGCTACGGACTAGAGGGGATTTTACCCGATGTTGTAGCAAAACAAATTCAAATGAACTACATGGTTCCTTATCTTAAAAATCAAGATTGGGATTCGGGTATGGTAGCAGGAGTACAAGCTGTAAATGAGATACTATATGACTCTATGGAAGATGGAGTAGTTGTAAAAAAAGCGAGGAATCAAGAAGATCCATTTCTTCCCATAGGTTTATTCTTGGGAACTTCTTTTGTGATATTTGTTATCTTTATGTTAATAGTAAGAAGACAAAATAAATGTCCTAAGTGTGGCAAAAGCAAATTACAACGTATAAACAGTAGAATCCTAGAAAGAAATTTTAATTACACATTAACAGAAGAGACGTACCGATGCACTAATTGTGGTCATATCGTCAAACGAAAAAATAAAACATTCCAAAATAATCACCGCTCAGGACCAGGAGGAGGACCTATCTTTGGAGGAGGCTTCGGAGGTGGTAGCTTTGGAGGTGGAAGTTTTGGAGGAGGAAGTTTTGGTGGTGGTCGCGGAGGCGGCGGCGGAGCTGGTACTAGATTCTAA
- a CDS encoding protein of unknown function DUF6 transmembrane (InterPro IPR000620~KEGG: pca:Pcar_1245 putative permease~PFAM: Drug/metabolite transporter~SPTR: Putative permease;~IMG reference gene:2504106449~PFAM: EamA-like transporter family), giving the protein MHKLQNKILTIIACVLWGSAFVGGKLGFGYTTPIHLSGIRFTLAGLLLIPLLFYQKIDWKAHLKEWRYLLLFGFIQSFVQYGLFFVGLNMVDASISAIIIGGGPLFIALMAHFTLPDDKLTLRKTFAIILGMVGIVFVSVTSGSRLSLNTVFYVGVIILILSNLVGATTNIIVAKNRNRVNPIVLTAAANLTGGIMLYIASIFLEDWTLQIYPTKFYLIWIWLAIIPAAGFSIWYSLLKDPEVKVSELNIWKFLTPVSGVILSWIILPNEEPNISSILGIIIISIALITLQWQPQKRKG; this is encoded by the coding sequence ATGCACAAACTACAAAATAAGATATTAACTATTATTGCTTGCGTATTATGGGGATCTGCTTTTGTAGGTGGTAAGTTAGGTTTTGGATATACCACTCCTATTCACCTTTCAGGTATTCGTTTTACCTTAGCTGGACTATTACTTATACCTTTATTGTTCTATCAGAAGATAGACTGGAAAGCCCACTTAAAAGAATGGAGGTATTTACTTCTATTTGGCTTTATACAATCTTTTGTTCAATATGGGCTATTCTTCGTTGGATTAAATATGGTAGATGCTTCTATTTCAGCTATAATTATTGGTGGAGGTCCTCTATTTATAGCATTGATGGCACATTTCACACTTCCCGACGACAAACTTACTTTACGTAAAACCTTTGCCATTATATTGGGTATGGTTGGAATTGTTTTTGTAAGTGTAACCAGCGGAAGTCGTTTATCACTAAACACCGTGTTCTATGTAGGTGTTATAATACTGATATTGAGTAATCTTGTAGGAGCAACTACAAATATCATTGTAGCCAAAAACAGAAATAGAGTAAATCCTATTGTGTTAACAGCTGCAGCAAATTTAACAGGAGGTATTATGCTTTATATTGCTTCAATATTTTTAGAAGACTGGACTTTACAGATTTATCCTACAAAGTTCTACTTGATATGGATATGGCTGGCTATAATTCCAGCAGCAGGTTTTTCTATTTGGTATAGCTTACTAAAAGATCCTGAAGTAAAAGTTTCAGAACTAAATATATGGAAATTCTTAACACCTGTATCAGGCGTAATACTAAGTTGGATCATTTTACCGAATGAAGAACCAAACATTTCTTCTATTTTAGGTATTATAATAATATCAATAGCTCTTATTACTTTACAATGGCAACCCCAAAAAAGAAAAGGATGA
- a CDS encoding hypothetical protein (COGs: COG1073 Hydrolase of the alpha/beta superfamily~KEGG: bth:BT_4214 hypothetical protein~SPTR: Cell surface hydrolase, membrane-bound;~IMG reference gene:2504106450~PFAM: Prolyl oligopeptidase family), which translates to MSRKKIFKYIAMPCIAILMICLAAGFYMLSYALTPLHRGLNIEKSYTEMYQNYPFLENWVDSLNHVSALKDTTLINTEGKKLHAFYIDAPKPTNKTAVIVHGYTDNAIRMFMIGYLYNKDLEYNILLPDLQFHGLSEGKAIQMGWKDRLDIQEWINLSINKYGTETEIVVHGISMGAATTMMLSGEQLPQQVKCFVEDCGYTSVWDEFSQELKVRFGLPSFPIMHITSWLCQQKYGWNFEEASALNAVKRCELPMLFIHGDADTFVPTWMVHPLYEAKPEPKELWIVPEVEHAESYLKAKKEYTRRVTNFVSLYLN; encoded by the coding sequence ATGAGTAGAAAAAAGATCTTCAAATATATAGCTATGCCTTGCATAGCTATTCTTATGATATGCCTAGCGGCAGGTTTTTATATGTTAAGCTACGCCCTAACTCCTTTACATAGGGGTCTAAATATAGAGAAATCTTATACAGAAATGTATCAAAATTACCCATTTCTAGAAAACTGGGTGGATAGCTTAAACCATGTTTCTGCCCTCAAAGACACTACACTCATCAATACAGAGGGGAAAAAACTTCATGCCTTCTATATTGATGCTCCTAAACCAACAAACAAAACGGCTGTCATAGTACATGGATATACTGATAATGCCATACGTATGTTTATGATAGGATATCTCTACAATAAAGATCTTGAATACAATATATTACTTCCCGACTTGCAATTTCATGGGTTAAGTGAAGGTAAAGCAATTCAAATGGGCTGGAAAGATAGACTAGATATTCAAGAATGGATAAATCTATCCATAAATAAATATGGTACAGAAACAGAGATTGTAGTGCATGGGATATCTATGGGAGCAGCAACAACGATGATGCTTTCTGGAGAGCAATTACCTCAACAAGTGAAGTGCTTTGTGGAAGACTGTGGATATACCAGTGTTTGGGATGAGTTTTCCCAAGAGCTTAAAGTTCGCTTTGGTTTGCCTTCCTTTCCTATTATGCATATTACAAGTTGGCTGTGTCAACAAAAGTACGGATGGAATTTTGAAGAAGCCTCAGCTCTAAATGCTGTAAAAAGATGCGAACTACCTATGCTTTTTATCCATGGAGATGCAGATACATTTGTACCAACTTGGATGGTACATCCCCTTTATGAAGCTAAACCTGAACCGAAAGAGTTGTGGATTGTTCCAGAGGTGGAACATGCCGAATCATACTTAAAAGCGAAAAAAGAATATACACGGAGAGTGACAAACTTTGTTTCCTTGTATTTGAACTAA
- a CDS encoding Shikimate dehydrogenase substrate binding domain protein (COGs: COG0169 Shikimate 5-dehydrogenase~InterPro IPR013708:IPR006151~KEGG: bvu:BVU_2541 shikimate 5-dehydrogenase~PFAM: Shikimate dehydrogenase substrate binding, N-terminal; Quinate/shikimate 5-dehydrogenase/glutamyl-tRNA reductase~SPTR: Shikimate 5-dehydrogenase;~IMG reference gene:2504106451~PFAM: Shikimate dehydrogenase substrate binding domain~TIGRFAM: shikimate 5-dehydrogenase), with the protein MQTFGLIGYPLGHSFSQNFFSSKFQNEGIDAQYLNFEIPTIEDLTAILKTHSSLQGFNVTIPYKEKIIPFLSGISDEAKAIGAVNVVRVVKNNHGEKSLIGYNSDVFGFVESIRPLLKPHNQKALVLGTGGASKAVHYGLQKMGIKTLSVSRNKKEKSITYEEVNALLLNEYQIIVNCTPLGMHPKTKEKPQIPYHLINESHLLYDLVYNPEITSFLKEGIDRGAITKNGLDMLHLQAIKAWEIWNEL; encoded by the coding sequence ATGCAGACATTCGGCCTAATAGGATACCCTTTAGGACATTCTTTTTCTCAAAACTTTTTCAGTAGTAAATTTCAAAATGAAGGTATTGATGCTCAGTATCTCAATTTTGAAATTCCTACTATTGAGGATCTCACAGCTATACTTAAAACTCACTCCTCGCTACAAGGGTTTAATGTTACCATACCCTACAAAGAAAAAATAATTCCATTCCTAAGTGGTATAAGTGATGAAGCTAAAGCAATAGGTGCTGTAAATGTAGTAAGAGTTGTAAAAAACAATCATGGAGAAAAATCTTTAATAGGATATAACTCTGATGTTTTTGGATTCGTAGAATCTATCAGACCCTTATTAAAGCCTCATAATCAAAAAGCACTCGTACTAGGAACAGGTGGGGCATCTAAAGCAGTACACTATGGCTTACAGAAAATGGGCATTAAAACCTTATCGGTTTCTAGGAATAAGAAAGAAAAGAGTATTACTTATGAAGAAGTAAATGCACTGCTGCTAAATGAATACCAGATTATTGTTAATTGCACCCCATTGGGAATGCATCCTAAAACAAAAGAAAAGCCGCAAATTCCTTATCACTTGATAAACGAGAGCCATCTTTTGTATGACTTAGTATACAACCCTGAAATTACTTCTTTTCTCAAAGAAGGCATAGATCGAGGTGCAATAACTAAAAATGGTCTTGATATGTTACACCTACAAGCTATAAAAGCTTGGGAAATTTGGAATGAACTATGA
- a CDS encoding Ubiquinone/menaquinone biosynthesis methyltransferase ubiE (COGs: COG2226 Methylase involved in ubiquinone/menaquinone biosynthesis~HAMAP: UbiE/COQ5 methyltransferase~InterPro IPR004033~KEGG: bfs:BF0839 ubiquinone/menaquinone biosynthesis methyltransferase~PFAM: UbiE/COQ5 methyltransferase~SPTR: Putative ubiquinone/menaquinone biosynthesis methyltransferase;~TIGRFAM: UbiE/COQ5 methyltransferase~IMG reference gene:2504106452~PFAM: ubiE/COQ5 methyltransferase family~TIGRFAM: ubiquinone/menaquinone biosynthesis methyltransferases) — protein MKYAQESIKPYSTKGKKAEQVEQMFDNIAPAYDKLNHILSFSIDKIWRRKAIKWLKQYNPETIMDVATGTGDFAMLAYRKIKPQRLTGVDISDGMMNVGRVKVKKAGFDPYIVFEKEDCLNLTYEDNKFDAITAAFGIRNFESLEQGLSEMYRVLKPGGHLVILELTTPDKAPMKQLFRFYSQSIIPLFGQALTSDKRAYHYLPNTIKAFPQGEVMQSILQGIGYSEVKFERLTFGVCTMYTATKIA, from the coding sequence ATGAAATACGCACAAGAATCAATAAAACCATACAGTACAAAAGGTAAAAAAGCAGAACAAGTTGAGCAAATGTTTGATAATATTGCTCCTGCTTATGACAAACTTAACCATATCTTGTCTTTTAGTATAGATAAGATATGGCGCCGCAAGGCAATTAAATGGCTTAAACAATATAATCCTGAAACGATTATGGATGTAGCTACAGGTACAGGAGACTTTGCCATGTTAGCTTATCGCAAAATAAAGCCACAAAGATTAACAGGCGTAGACATTTCTGATGGTATGATGAACGTAGGTCGTGTTAAAGTCAAAAAAGCTGGATTCGACCCCTATATTGTATTTGAAAAAGAAGATTGTCTCAACCTAACGTATGAAGACAATAAGTTTGATGCTATAACAGCTGCATTTGGTATCCGTAACTTTGAGAGTCTTGAACAAGGATTATCAGAGATGTACAGAGTTCTAAAACCGGGTGGACATTTGGTTATTTTAGAATTGACCACACCAGATAAAGCTCCAATGAAGCAATTATTCCGATTTTACTCACAATCTATTATTCCTCTTTTTGGACAAGCCCTAACGAGTGATAAGAGAGCATACCACTATCTTCCAAATACGATTAAAGCTTTTCCTCAAGGAGAAGTAATGCAAAGTATCTTACAAGGGATAGGATATAGTGAAGTAAAATTTGAAAGACTTACTTTTGGCGTGTGTACTATGTATACTGCAACAAAAATAGCTTAA
- a CDS encoding Phosphoribosylaminoimidazole-succinocarboxamides synthase (COGs: COG0152 Phosphoribosylaminoimidazolesuccinocarboxamide (SAICAR) synthase~HAMAP: SAICAR synthetase~InterPro IPR001636~KEGG: pgn:PGN_0976 phosphoribosylaminoimidazole-succinocarboxamide synthase~PFAM: SAICAR synthetase~PRIAM: Phosphoribosylaminoimidazolesuccinocarboxamide synthase~SPTR: Phosphoribosylaminoimidazole-succinocarboxamide synthase;~IMG reference gene:2504106453~PFAM: SAICAR synthetase~TIGRFAM: phosphoribosylaminoimidazole-succinocarboxamide synthase) produces the protein MSKALVKTNFNFPGQKNVYHGKVRDVYNINDDLLVMVATDRISAFDVVLPKGIPFKGQVLNQIAAQFLNATAHIVPNWLIATPDPMVTVGLLCEGFRVEMIIRAYLTGSAWREYKKGARTLCGVQLPEGMKENQKFPTPIITPTTKADEGHDENISKEEIIAQGLVSKEDYEQLEKYTYALFERGSKMAKEKGLILVDTKYEFGKKDGKIYLIDEIHTPDSSRYFYAEGYKENFEKGLPQKQLSKEFVRQWLIEHNFMGEPGQQVPEMTEEYVNSVSERYIELYEHIVGKPFEKANSEHLNERIEKNVKAFLATYQR, from the coding sequence ATGAGCAAAGCATTGGTAAAAACAAACTTCAATTTCCCTGGTCAAAAAAATGTTTATCATGGAAAAGTACGTGATGTTTATAACATTAATGATGATTTATTGGTAATGGTTGCCACAGACCGAATTTCGGCCTTTGACGTAGTTCTTCCAAAAGGAATCCCTTTTAAAGGACAAGTTCTAAATCAAATTGCAGCACAGTTTTTAAATGCAACTGCACACATTGTTCCCAACTGGCTCATAGCAACTCCAGATCCTATGGTAACTGTTGGACTTCTTTGTGAAGGTTTCAGAGTTGAAATGATTATTAGAGCCTACTTAACAGGTAGTGCATGGAGAGAATATAAAAAAGGAGCTCGCACTCTATGTGGCGTACAGCTTCCAGAAGGAATGAAGGAAAATCAAAAATTCCCTACACCTATTATTACTCCTACTACTAAAGCAGATGAAGGTCATGATGAAAACATCTCTAAAGAAGAAATTATAGCACAAGGATTAGTAAGCAAAGAAGATTATGAACAACTTGAAAAATATACATATGCACTATTTGAAAGAGGTTCTAAAATGGCTAAAGAAAAAGGACTAATTTTAGTTGACACAAAATATGAGTTTGGGAAAAAGGATGGGAAAATCTATCTGATAGATGAAATTCACACTCCCGACTCATCCCGCTACTTCTACGCTGAAGGTTATAAAGAAAACTTCGAAAAAGGATTACCACAAAAACAACTTTCAAAAGAATTCGTTCGTCAATGGTTAATCGAGCATAATTTCATGGGAGAACCAGGACAACAAGTTCCAGAAATGACTGAAGAATATGTAAACTCTGTTTCCGAAAGATATATCGAGTTATACGAACATATTGTAGGTAAACCTTTTGAAAAAGCGAATAGTGAACATTTAAATGAACGTATAGAAAAAAATGTAAAAGCTTTTTTGGCTACTTATCAGAGATGA
- a CDS encoding PhoH family protein (COGs: COG1702 Phosphate starvation-inducible protein PhoH predicted ATPase~InterPro IPR003714~KEGG: bfs:BF0841 putative phosphate starvation-inducible PhoH-like protein~PFAM: PhoH-like protein~SPTR: Phosphate starvation-inducible protein PhoH;~IMG reference gene:2504106454~PFAM: PhoH-like protein): MIEKIIVLEEVDPVLFYGVNNSNIQLLKSLFPKIRLVARGNVLKVLGDEEEMCAFEEAVIAIEKYCSTYNIIDEETIIDIVKGNKPIGKKADEVIVYSVTGKPISPRSANQEKLVKGFIKNDMVFAIGPAGSGKTYVAIALAVRALKNKEIKKIILSRPAVEAGEKLGFLPGDMKEKIDPYLQPLYDALQDMIPAAKLKEYMELSIIQIAPLAFMRGRTLNDAVVILDEAQNTTTQQIKMFLTRMGMNTKMIITGDMTQIDLPRSQTSGLVQALRILRDVKGISIVELTKKDIVRHKLVERIVEAYDTFDKKIEEERKDRRKRNSEDDSH, encoded by the coding sequence ATGATAGAAAAGATAATCGTTCTAGAAGAAGTTGATCCCGTACTCTTTTACGGTGTAAATAATAGTAATATCCAACTTTTAAAATCACTATTCCCTAAAATACGCCTAGTTGCTCGTGGAAATGTCCTTAAGGTTTTGGGCGATGAAGAAGAAATGTGTGCCTTTGAAGAAGCCGTAATTGCAATCGAAAAATACTGTTCTACCTACAATATCATTGATGAAGAAACTATTATAGATATTGTAAAAGGCAATAAACCCATCGGTAAAAAAGCAGATGAAGTAATTGTTTATAGTGTTACCGGAAAACCAATCTCTCCTAGAAGTGCTAACCAAGAAAAGCTAGTTAAAGGATTCATTAAGAATGATATGGTATTTGCTATAGGACCAGCTGGTTCGGGTAAAACTTATGTTGCCATAGCCTTAGCAGTTAGAGCGTTGAAAAATAAAGAAATTAAAAAGATAATTTTAAGTAGACCTGCTGTAGAAGCTGGTGAAAAACTAGGATTTCTACCTGGTGACATGAAGGAAAAAATAGATCCTTATCTACAACCCTTATACGATGCTCTTCAGGATATGATTCCTGCAGCCAAGCTTAAGGAGTATATGGAATTAAGTATTATCCAAATAGCACCTTTAGCTTTTATGCGTGGTCGTACTTTAAATGATGCAGTAGTGATTTTAGATGAAGCACAAAATACTACTACACAGCAAATCAAAATGTTTCTAACTCGTATGGGTATGAACACAAAAATGATTATTACGGGTGATATGACTCAGATAGACCTTCCTCGCTCACAAACTTCAGGGTTGGTTCAAGCTCTTCGCATTTTAAGGGATGTCAAAGGTATAAGCATAGTTGAACTTACTAAGAAAGATATTGTTAGACATAAACTAGTTGAGAGGATAGTAGAAGCATACGACACCTTCGATAAAAAAATAGAAGAAGAACGTAAAGACAGAAGAAAACGTAATAGTGAGGATGACTCTCACTAA
- a CDS encoding Alpha-galactosidase (KEGG: bfs:BF0845 ATP/GTP-binding site~PRIAM: Alpha-galactosidase~SPTR: Alpha-1,3-galactosidase B;~IMG reference gene:2504106455), whose product MKKTKLLLFAIVSLLSLTSYGKHKIFNLEDYGIVPNTKENITLKLNSTLEEIKKDLTEKDKVTLQFAPGSYHFYPEESLSKTYYISNHDQDNPKKVGLALEHWHNLTVDGGGANFIFHGTMLPISLLYSENCKLKNFTLDFENPHIAQVIIESNKGEEGIVFRPSKEVSCRIADNGKLETYGDDWVMQPFTGIAFDPITRHILYNTSDLYMDTSDITDLEDGSFYAPKWIDKRLVDGTVVAMRTWYRPAPGLFLSHNINTQLVNIKVHYAQGMGLLAQMCENITLDEFSVCLKGDHDSRYFTTQADATHFSSCKGKIISKNGLYEGMMDDAINIHGTYLKVVKRVDDHTLITKYMHPQAWGFEWGRVLDKVQFVRSETMELVGEENSITSITAYDQDEIEGAKEFMIRFKNSINKQIHEGEGYGIENLTWTPQVIFSQNTIRNNRARGALFSTPQKTIVENNLFDHTSGTAILLCGDCNGWYETGACREVIIRKNHFINALTNMFQFTNAIISIYPEIPNLEKQTKYFHGGGYGVIRIEDNIFETFDEPLLYAKSVEGLVFKNNRVIKNTDFTPFHWNKQRVFLERVSNAEIED is encoded by the coding sequence ATGAAAAAAACGAAATTACTACTTTTTGCAATTGTGTCATTACTTAGTCTTACTTCTTACGGTAAACACAAGATTTTCAACTTAGAAGATTATGGTATTGTTCCTAACACTAAGGAAAATATAACATTAAAGTTGAATAGTACTTTAGAAGAAATAAAAAAAGATCTTACTGAAAAGGATAAGGTTACTCTACAGTTTGCACCAGGTTCTTATCATTTTTATCCTGAAGAATCGCTATCAAAGACCTATTATATATCCAATCACGATCAAGATAATCCTAAAAAAGTAGGCTTAGCTCTTGAGCATTGGCATAATCTGACGGTTGATGGAGGGGGAGCTAATTTCATTTTTCATGGAACCATGTTACCTATTTCTCTTTTATATTCAGAAAACTGTAAGCTTAAAAACTTTACACTTGATTTTGAGAACCCACATATAGCACAAGTCATAATAGAATCTAACAAAGGAGAGGAAGGCATTGTCTTTAGACCATCTAAAGAGGTGTCGTGTCGAATAGCCGATAATGGAAAGTTAGAAACCTATGGAGATGATTGGGTTATGCAACCTTTTACTGGCATTGCATTTGATCCTATAACAAGGCATATCTTATATAATACAAGTGATCTTTATATGGATACCTCTGATATAACCGATTTGGAAGATGGTTCTTTTTATGCACCGAAGTGGATTGATAAAAGATTGGTTGATGGAACAGTAGTAGCAATGCGTACTTGGTATCGTCCTGCCCCTGGCTTGTTTTTATCTCACAATATAAATACTCAGCTGGTAAATATAAAAGTTCATTATGCGCAAGGTATGGGATTATTAGCTCAGATGTGTGAAAATATTACACTAGATGAGTTTTCCGTTTGCTTAAAAGGGGATCATGATTCTCGCTATTTTACAACCCAAGCTGATGCTACTCACTTTTCAAGTTGTAAAGGGAAAATTATTTCTAAGAACGGACTTTATGAGGGGATGATGGATGATGCTATTAATATTCATGGAACCTACTTAAAGGTTGTTAAGCGAGTGGATGACCATACACTGATTACGAAATATATGCACCCACAAGCCTGGGGTTTTGAGTGGGGAAGAGTATTGGATAAAGTACAGTTTGTCCGATCTGAAACTATGGAATTAGTAGGAGAAGAAAATAGTATAACTTCTATTACTGCTTATGATCAAGATGAGATAGAGGGCGCTAAAGAATTTATGATTCGTTTCAAAAACAGTATTAATAAACAGATTCATGAGGGAGAGGGTTATGGTATTGAGAATCTAACATGGACCCCTCAAGTGATTTTTTCTCAAAATACGATCCGTAATAATAGAGCCCGCGGAGCTTTGTTTAGTACTCCTCAGAAGACAATCGTAGAAAATAATCTATTTGATCACACTTCAGGCACGGCTATTTTGCTTTGTGGAGATTGTAATGGATGGTATGAAACAGGAGCTTGTCGTGAAGTAATTATTAGAAAGAACCATTTTATTAATGCACTCACTAATATGTTTCAGTTTACGAATGCCATTATTTCTATTTATCCTGAAATTCCAAATTTAGAAAAACAAACTAAATACTTCCATGGGGGAGGTTATGGAGTTATACGGATAGAGGATAATATTTTTGAGACCTTTGATGAACCCTTACTTTATGCAAAATCAGTTGAGGGTTTGGTATTTAAGAATAATCGAGTGATTAAAAATACTGACTTCACACCTTTTCATTGGAATAAGCAAAGGGTTTTCTTGGAAAGAGTTTCCAACGCTGAAATAGAAGATTAA